The DNA sequence CATCTGCTTTATCCGCTATTATTAATGCTGCCGATATTGGATTCACAGGCTCTCCTCCAAAGCTTTCATCATGATTCCCTATTGCACTCATTACTATAGCTGTATCTTCAATATTCATCCCTAAATCTAAAAGAATATCTTTTGCCATAAGTGCACTATAGTGTGGATGATTTACTCTATTTATCGCATTTCCTATATCGTGTAAATATCCAGCTATTGCTGCTAGTTCGCACATTTTTTCGCTATATCCTAATTCTTGTAAAATTCTTTTTGAATTTACAGATACAATTCCTGTATGTCTAAATCCATGTTCTGTATATCCTATTGCTTCAAGGCATAAATCAGCTCTTTTTATAAATGTTTTTACAATTTCAAGTTTTTTTATATCTTCTACTTTTATCATTTTTTATCTCCCTAAAAGTTCTAATAGTTTCTTTCCAATATTTTTAGATTTCATTAATGTTTCTCCTATTAAAGCAGCATCAATGTAATTTTTTTCTAAAAGTTTAATATCTTCTCTACTTTTTATTCCGCTTTCTGCTACAACTAATCTATCCATTGGAATTTTTTCTCTTAACTTAATCACGTTATATATATCCACATTAAACGTTTGTAAATTTCTATTATTTACACCTATAATTTTTGCAGGTGTATCTAATGCTTTTTTTAAAACCTCTTCCGAATGAACTTCTAATAATACACCTAATTTTAACCTGTTAGCTAATTCTATAAATTTTATTAATGTTTTATAGTCTAAAACTTCCCCTATTAATAAAATAGCATGCGCTCCTAAATATTTTGCTTCATAAATTTGGTATTCATCAATGATGAAGTCTTTTCGTAAAGTAGGTAATTCCACTTCTTTTGATATATCATATAGATATTTTGAATCTCCTTGAAAAAACTTTTTATCAGTTAATACTGATATTGCACTTGCCCCATTTTCTTCATATTCTTTAGCAATTTTCAAGTAATTAAAATCCTCTCTTATAATCCCTTTTGATGGAGAGGCTTTTTTTACTTCTGAAATTATTGAAATTCCTTTTTTAGATAAATTTTCTTTAAATTTAGATTCAAATAATTTAATTTTATTTATAAAATTATCTAAACTATTTTCTGATTTCAATTTTTTAATTTCAATTTTTTTATGATTTATTATCTCATCTAGAATCATTATTAACCCTCTTTTTTTATTTTATCTATCTCTTTTATGAAATTTTCTAAACTATCAAATTCATTATATACAGAAGCAAATCTGACATAAGCTACTTCATCAAGTTTTCTAAGATTTTTCATTATTAACTTCCCAATTTTTTTGCTTTTTATTTCACCTTTCAAATTATTATATATATCTTTTTCAATTTCTATAATTAATTCCTCTAATTTATCCCTACTAATATCTCTTTTTTCAGTTGCTCTTAACAATCCTCTTAAAACTTTATTTTTATCAAAATCTTCTCTTGTTCCATTTTTTTTCACAACTGTAATTACCATTTCTTCTACTCTTTCATATGTTGTAAATCTTTTTCCACATTTTGGGCATTCTCTTCTTCTTCTTATTGCATGCCCTTCTGATACTATTCTACTATCAATTACTTTACTATTATCGGCATTACAATATAAACATTTCATCTTTTCCTCCAACTTTCTACTATCTTCATAGCAACATCTAGTTTGTCTTTTTCTACATATAATTTTACTTCTCCTAAAGAACCAATTTCTATTCCCAAAACAGAATTGTTTTCTCCGCTTTTGTAATATTTAATCTCTTGACTTCTAAAAATTGATAATAAAATTTCTAGATTTATATTATCATTAAATTTTCCTAATTCACAAAACATTTACTCTTCTTCTTTATTTATTAATTCTATGATTTCATTTGGAGTATTTGCGCTTAATAATCTATTTCTAAATTCTTTATTTCTTATTAATCTAGAAATTCTAGCTAATACTTTTAAATATGTTTGACTATCTTTTATTGGTGAAGCAAAAACAAAAAACATATGTGTTTTTTCATTATCTAAAGAATCAAAATCTATCCCTTCTCTACTTATCCCAAATCCAACAGTTAATTTAGTTACAAAATCAGTTTTAGTATGTGGAATTGCAACGCCTTTCCCTATTCCTGTACTTCCTATTTTTTCTCTTGCGACTAACCCTTCATAACATTTGTCTGCATCTAAAATATTTATTGACCCATTTAATAATTCTTTTAATTCTTTCAATACCTCTTCTTTTGTATTTGATTTTAACTCTAAGTTGATTAATTTTTCTGACATGAAGTCTGTTATTTTTACTATATTCATTTATAAACCCTCCTTGATAATATTTTTAATTT is a window from the Haliovirga abyssi genome containing:
- a CDS encoding HD domain-containing protein encodes the protein MIKVEDIKKLEIVKTFIKRADLCLEAIGYTEHGFRHTGIVSVNSKRILQELGYSEKMCELAAIAGYLHDIGNAINRVNHPHYSALMAKDILLDLGMNIEDTAIVMSAIGNHDESFGGEPVNPISAALIIADKADVHRSRVRGTDQLSFDIHDRVNYAAIHSSVVVNKEEKIISLELSIDTQISQVMEYFEIFLSRMVISKKSANFLGCKFKLVINEYSLL
- the trpC gene encoding indole-3-glycerol phosphate synthase TrpC; the encoded protein is MILDEIINHKKIEIKKLKSENSLDNFINKIKLFESKFKENLSKKGISIISEVKKASPSKGIIREDFNYLKIAKEYEENGASAISVLTDKKFFQGDSKYLYDISKEVELPTLRKDFIIDEYQIYEAKYLGAHAILLIGEVLDYKTLIKFIELANRLKLGVLLEVHSEEVLKKALDTPAKIIGVNNRNLQTFNVDIYNVIKLREKIPMDRLVVAESGIKSREDIKLLEKNYIDAALIGETLMKSKNIGKKLLELLGR
- the nrdR gene encoding transcriptional regulator NrdR, which translates into the protein MKCLYCNADNSKVIDSRIVSEGHAIRRRRECPKCGKRFTTYERVEEMVITVVKKNGTREDFDKNKVLRGLLRATEKRDISRDKLEELIIEIEKDIYNNLKGEIKSKKIGKLIMKNLRKLDEVAYVRFASVYNEFDSLENFIKEIDKIKKEG
- a CDS encoding putative signal transducing protein is translated as MFCELGKFNDNINLEILLSIFRSQEIKYYKSGENNSVLGIEIGSLGEVKLYVEKDKLDVAMKIVESWRKR
- a CDS encoding PTS sugar transporter subunit IIA → MNIVKITDFMSEKLINLELKSNTKEEVLKELKELLNGSINILDADKCYEGLVAREKIGSTGIGKGVAIPHTKTDFVTKLTVGFGISREGIDFDSLDNEKTHMFFVFASPIKDSQTYLKVLARISRLIRNKEFRNRLLSANTPNEIIELINKEEE